The following proteins come from a genomic window of Diorhabda carinulata isolate Delta chromosome X, icDioCari1.1, whole genome shotgun sequence:
- the LOC130900945 gene encoding muscle-specific protein 20-like: MPGPSRPLWQVAGKRDPEQEREAQAWIEAVTGMKFPPGVPYEDVLRDGIILCHLMNRLQPGIIQKINTTGGDYKMMDNLNQFQKACVKYGLSDVDLFQTTDLWDKKNIALVTTTIFAIGRTCYRHPEWRGPFLGPKPSEENKREFSEQQLRAGEAIIGLQAGQNRGATQAGQNFGASRKIILGK, encoded by the exons atgccAGGCCCTTCAAGACCCCTATGGCAA GTTGCCGGTAAACGCGATCCTGAACAAGAACGCGAAGCCCAAGCATGGATTGAGGCTGTTACGGGAATGAAGTTTCCTCCGGGTGTTCCTTACGAAGACGTTCTTAGAGACGGAATTATACTTTGTCACTTGATGAACCGTTTACAACCTGGTATCATCCAGAAAATCAACACCACCGGCGGAGATTACAAAATGATGGATAACTTAAATCA ATTTCAAAAAGCATGTGTCAAATATGGTCTATCTGACGTAGATCTTTTCCAAACTACTGACCTGTGGGACAAAAAGAACATCGCTTTAGTTACAACTACCATTTTCGCCATAGGTCGTACCTGTTATAGACACCCAGAGTGGCGAGGTCCTTTCTTAGGTCCCAAGCCGTCAGAAGAAAACAAAAGAGAATTTAGTGAACAACAACTTAGGGCCGGAGAAGCCATCATAGGGCTACAAGCCGGACAAAATAGGGGCGCTACTCAAGCCGGACAAAACTTTGGTGCTTCCAGGAAGATTATATTGggaaaataa
- the LOC130900946 gene encoding myophilin produces MAKRNKEVETEVLNWIFACLGEPVPKGEFEDILKDGVVLCNLMNKLTPGCIKKIQTKGTNFQLMENIQRFQAAAKKYGLPEEEIFQTADLFEKRNIAQVAISLFSLGRITQKHPEWNGPTLGPKMAEENKRNFTEAQLRAHEGELNLQMGFNKGASQSGLGAFGNTRHM; encoded by the exons ATGGCC AAACGTAACAAAGAAGTAGAAACCGAAGTTCTCAACTGGATCTTCGCTTGTTTGGGCGAACCAGTACCGAAAGGAGAATTCGAAGACATCTTAAAGGACGGCGTCGTCTTATGTAATCTAATGAACAAACTCACGCCTGgatgtataaaaaaaatccaaacgaAAGGGACGAATTTTCAGTTGATGGAGAACATCCAGAGGTTTCAAGCCGCCGCCAAAAAGTACGGATTACCCGAAGAGGAAATATTCCAGACGGctgatttgtttgaaaaaaggaatataGCTCAA GTAGCGATATCTCTATTTTCCTTAGGACGTATCACTCAAAAGCACCCCGAATGGAACGGTCCTACTTTAGGACCTAAAATGGCCGaagaaaataagagaaatttCACTGAAGCGCAACTCAGGGCGCATGAAGGTGAACTTAACCTCCAAATGGGTTTCAACAAAGGCGCTTCTCAATCTGGATTAGGAGCTTTCGGAAATACTCGacatatgtaa
- the LOC130900944 gene encoding circadian clock-controlled protein daywake-like: MIKDPREIFINCSTHAVQQLFNQIPKGVPEIGLQVLDPLKIPVLNVIQGGRGPVTVNASLDNVTVVGFGNTKILYNSVDPKTYDFYTKLSLPRLRIDGNYELLGKILVIPLRGKGKCWFDAQNLDINVKSDVIMEKHDGFDFFNVTDVHVTFNIGGLKLHMGNLFDGIKALEESTNEYLNANWRPVADSLSPILSKTIEDIMLDILQRVFDNIPANFFLGDLEL; this comes from the exons ATGATAAAAGATCCaagagaaattttcataaattgttcAACTCACGCCGTACAACAGTTATTCAACCAAATTCCAAAAGGAGTACCGGAAATAGGTCTGCAAGTATTAGATCCATTAAAAATACCCGTTTTGAAT gtAATACAAGGTGGCAGGGGTCCGGTAACAGTAAACGCGTCATTAGATAATGTTACAGTGGTAGGATTTGGTAATACTAAAATACTTTATAACAGTGTGGATCCTAAAACTTACGATTTTTATACTAAACTGTCTTTACCAAGATTAAGAATCGATGGAAATTATGAATTACTCGGTAAAATATTGGTTATACCTTTAAGAGGAAAGGGAAAGTGTTGGTTTGACGCTC aaaatctGGATATCAACGTGAAAAGCGATGTTATTATGGAAAAGCACGACGGTTTCGATTTCTTCAATGTGACCGATGTCCACGTGACCTTCAACATTGGAGGTTTAAAATTACATATGGGGAACTTATTCGACGGAATCAAAGCGTTAG AAGAGTCAACAAACGAATATTTGAACGCTAACTGGAGGCCCGTGGCTGATTCACTGAGTCCAATTTTATCGAAAACCATCGAAGATATAATGTTAGATATTTTACAAAGAGTTTTTGACAATATTCCAGCAAATTTCTTTTTAGGAGATTTGGAACTATAA
- the LOC130900942 gene encoding sorbitol dehydrogenase-like, whose protein sequence is MAPNADNLSAVLYGIKDLRLEQRPIPVPSDNQVLLQMEVVGICGSDVHYYIGGRCGPFIVEKPMVIGHEASGTVVKTGKNVKHLKPGDRVAIEPGVPCRSCQYCKTGSYNLCPDVFFCATPPDDGNLSRYYVHDADFCFKLPENMSLEEGALMEPLSVGVHACKRAGIEFGDVCLITGAGPIGLVTLLAAKAMGAVKVVITDVLSKKLEVAKELGADYTIKIERNMSEEDIIKKVVELLGQEPNKSFDCTGIESCIRICVAATAAKGCAVLVGMGKVEINLPLSKALAKEVDIRGIFRYANDYPTSIQMVQSGKINVKPLVTHHYTLEETLKAFNTAHTQEGNPIKVLIHANPNWKPS, encoded by the exons ATGGCTCCCAATGCAGACAATTTAAGTGCTGTGCTGTACGGCATCAAAGATTTAAGACtt gaacAAAGACCTATACCAGTTCCATCAGATAACC AGGTTCTGCTTCAAATGGAAGTAGTAGGAATATGCGGTTCTGATGTTCACTACTACATCGGTGGAAGATGCGGACCATTTATAGTTGAAAAGCCCATGGTTATAG GTCATGAAGCTTCTGGAACCGTCGTCAAAACCGGAAAGAACGTCAAGCATCTCAAGCCAG gTGATAGAGTTGCTATTGAACCTGGAGTACCATGCCGTAGTTGCCAGTATTGTAAAACTGGTTCTTATAATTTGTGTCCTGACGTCTTCTTTTGTGCCACACCTCCAGATGATGGTAACCTTTCGAGATACTACGTCCATGACGCTGATTTTTGCTTTAA ACTTCCGGAAAATATGAGTCTTGAAGAAGGTGCGTTGATGGAACCCTTATCGGTAGGAGTCCACGCTTGTAAAAGAGCCGGTATTGAATTTGGTGACGTATGTCTTATAACCGGAGCTGGACCTATCGGACTAGTGACTCTTTTAGCAGCTAAAGCAATGGGTGCTGTAAAAGTTGTCATTACAG ATGTACTAAGTAAGAAATTGGAAGTGGCTAAAGAATTAGGTGCAGATTATACCATAAAAATAGAAAGGAATATGAGTGAAGAAgatatcatcaaaaaagtggtAGAACTTCTGGGACAAGAGCCCAACAAATCATTCGATTGCACTGGAATCGAATCCTGTATCAGGATTTGTGTTGCT GCTACTGCGGCCAAAGGTTGCGCGGTATTAGTAGGAATGGGAAAGGTAGAAATCAATCTTCCTTTGAGTAAAGCTTTGGCGAAAGAAGTAGACATCAGAGGTATCTTCAGATACGCTAATGA CTATCCTACGTCTATTCAAATGGTACAATCTGGTAAGATAAACGTGAAACCTCTGGTAACTCACCATTATACACTAGAAGAAACTTTGAAAGCCTTTAATACCGCTCACACGCAAGAAGGTAATCCCATTAAGGTACTTATACACGCTAATCCGAACTGGAAACCATCTTAA
- the LOC130900943 gene encoding pseudouridylate synthase TRUB2, mitochondrial yields MITADSVQLWNALKGIICVYKPAEVSVRNLRKKLIHKLCTDLSELDEKLRTPLINQQITSNVPLISETTNPTTNETSITRSLIENEVEVEENPTVDLSYHPLVVGPRYLHEDLSVSWSNYLGWNTSGVLIFGLRAGTQFAKYIRENRSTRAYRISGTLGKATDNGFKSGKVVERSTWKFIKEFHIQKFLSTMQASHQQKIFEMYGLDMQSQLAYELAVKGPIRPANSKIPIIYGIKCIYFQAPNFTLEIQCVNEDEQFLINLIHEIGLKLHSTAHTTGIKCIRHSCFKLEHTLLPKHWTLEHIVNNMDMCNEMLRKNEQILKQTNVALN; encoded by the coding sequence atgataacagCTGATTCCGTACAATTGTGGAATGCTTTGAAAGGTATCATTTGTGTATATAAACCTGCAGAAGTATCGGTACGAAATTTAAGAAAGAAACTTATACACAAATTGTGTACAGATCTAAGTGAATTAGACGAGAAACTTAGAACGCCATTAATTAATCAACAAATAACCTCTAATGTGCCGCTAATTTCTGAAACTACGAATCCAACGACAAACGAAACTAGCATCACACGTAGTTTAATAGAGAATGAAGTtgaagttgaagaaaatccaacaGTAGATTTAAGTTACCATCCCTTAGTAGTTGGACCGAGATATTTACACGAAGATTTATCCGTAAGTTGGTCAAATTATTTAGGATGGAATACAAGTGGTGTTCTTATTTTTGGACTAAGAGCAGGTACTCAGTTTGCGAAATATATTAGAGAAAATAGATCTACTAGAGCTTATAGGATCAGTGGAACTCTCGGAAAAGCGACAGATAATGGTTTCAAATCAGGAAAAGTTGTGGAAAGATCGACAtggaaatttattaaagaatttcATATACAAAAATTTCTCTCAACTATGCAAGCTTCTCATCAACAAAAGATATTTGAGATGTACGGCTTGGATATGCAATCTCAATTAGCTTACGAATTAGCTGTAAAAGGACCTATCCGACCAGCGAATTCCAAAATACCCATTATTTACGGAATAAAGTGTATATATTTCCAAGCCCCTAATTTCACTCTTGAAATTCAATGTGTAAATGAAGAcgaacaatttttaattaatttgattcaCGAAATAGGATTGAAATTGCATTCTACAGCTCACACAACTGGAATTAAGTGTATTAGGCATAGTTGTTTCAAGTTAGAACACACTTTGTTACCTAAACATTGGACCCTCGAACATATTGTCAATAATATGGATATGTGTAATGAAATGTTgagaaaaaatgaacaaatactTAAACAAACCAATGTAgcattgaattaa